The following are encoded together in the Macrobrachium rosenbergii isolate ZJJX-2024 chromosome 21, ASM4041242v1, whole genome shotgun sequence genome:
- the LOC136849846 gene encoding mitochondrial transcription rescue factor 1 produces MVLQQFLSRHLRAWVCTELRNINHRNSILSCQYGRSVFNSSREGRAPSVQVIKQLWTVTRPIYSSELTLQKQLQMLSPCVSISRGKKSRGRTKRGKEEVLSDDDDDDDDDEEDWMEESGLGYKDIKVRVPSLRVDSVLKSGLNMSRNKVENAFYSSRLRVNENKILKKSKQLEEGDEIDLIKGVSKNNPEMINVARLVILRVGEYNEETDKLTVMLRRYQNLLIRKYEDYKIGEE; encoded by the exons ATGGTATTACAACAATTTCTGTCCAGACATTTAAGAGCTTGGGTATGCACAGAGTTAAGAAATATCAACCACAGAAATTCCATTCTGTCTTGTCAGTATGGGAGGAGTGTTTTTAACTCCTCGAGAGAAGGTAGAGCACCCAGTGTTCAAGTGATCAAGCAGTTATGGACCGTCACGAGGCCAATTTACTCTTCTGAATTAACGTTACAGAAGCAATTACAGATGTTATCGCCCTGTGTCTCAATATCTCGAGGCAAGAAATCTCGAGGTAGAACgaagaggggaaaagaagaggtG ctttcagatgatgatgatgatgacgatgacgatgaagAAGACTGGATGGAAGAAAGTGGCTTGGGTTATAAGGACATCAAAGTCAGAGTGCCTTCCTTGAGAGTGGATTCTGTTTTAAAGTCAGGACTCAATATGTCACGCAA caaaGTAGAGAATGCATTTTATAGCAGTAGGTTGCGAGTGAATGAGAACAAGATCCTGAAGAAAAGCAAACAG CTGGAGGAAGGCGATGAAATAGACCTTATCAAAGGAGTTTCAAAGAACAATCCAGAAATGATCAATGTTGCTCGTTTAGTTATCTTAAGGGTGGGTGAATATAATGAGGAAACAGACAAACTAACTGTAATGCTTCGAAGATATCAAAATTtacttataagaaaatatgagGATTATAAAATTGGTGAAGAATAA